The DNA sequence TGGTGACTCCGACGATAAAAGAAGGATCTCGTTTCAGCACATTCAGCAGAGATGGATTCAGCCGCCGGATCTGTGAAGCGCCGCGGCCGCTCTTGCCATGGCGATGGATGATGGAGAAAAGGTCCGCGCCCTCAGAGTGAAACCGGCGTGCGGTCTCGCGGCGCACGACATTGTTCGAGTACAGCAGAACAAACAAACAGGTGCAGCCGAGGATCAGGCTGATCAAAACGAGCCGAAATCGCATAAGAAATACCGAGGGAATCGAAAGGGGAAAAGTTTTTTTCATATCCACATCCCATCAGCGCAAGGTCGGGACCAGGACCGGCTCGCCCGGCTGCAATCCGCTTTCAATGACGATGCGGCTGCCGTCGCAATAGCCGGGACGCACGGCACGAATCGCCGGCTCTTCGGACTCTTTACCGATCATCACCACATCCTTGCCGTTCATGCGCGACACCGCTTCGATGGGCACGGTCACCACGCCTTCCAGCGATGACAATCGGATCGCCGCTTCCGCCTGCATGCCGAACCGTAGTTTGGAACGTGCTTCAGCGGGCATGTCCGGAATGCTGATGCGAACCGGGTAATAGGTTTCATCTTCGCTGATGGTGGCGGTCGCAGCGATCCAATCGACTCGGCCCTGCAGCACCAGATTGGGGAACGACAGGCCGGTGACCTGCACGGTCTGGCCGACCTGAATATCCCGGGCGCTCAACTCACCGACCTGCGTGTTGATGATAAACGCCTCGGTGGCGCCGATGGTGACGATGAGGTCGCCCTCCTTGAACAGATCGCCCTCTTTTTTAATCGTCTCGCGCCGTCCGTCGCTGGCCTCCGGAGCCATGATCATGCCGGCCACCGGCGCACGAATGACCGAAGCCTCGTAACGGGCTTCGATCTCATCCAACTCTTCCTTGGCATTGAAGAGCTTTAATTTGAGAACCTCGATGCGCTCCGGACTGCCCTTCTCCAGAGTCGTTTCCAACTGCTGCTTGGCGTTCTCGAAATCATAGCCGGTTTTTTTATAGGTCGTGTTGGCCTGATCGAATTCCACCCGCGGAATGATCCCCTTCTCGTACAGCTTTTTGGTCTCCTCCAGCTTCTTTTTTTCATTGCTTTCGGCGATCTTGGCCAGCTCCAAACTGCGTTTCGCCTGCATGACCTCGAGACTCGACTGCCAGTCCTTGAGCTGATTATAATTTTCCAACAGCTCGATGTACGCGACCCGGGCGGTGCGCACGCTTTTGGCCAACTCTTTGGTGTCCAACTGATACAGGATATGGCCTTTTTCGACAAAATCCCCTTGGGTGAAATTCATTTTAACAATGGGCCCGGAGGTCTGCGCCGTCAAAGTCACCTTGGAGTAAGGCTCGAGCAGTCCGGCCACATGAATCAGCCTGGGCAATGTGTCGAGTCGGGCTTCCACGGTCTTACGGATGATCTTTTGTTCCTCAGAGACCGTGTTTTTCGGAAAAATCGTCAACCGGCTCTGCGTCGTGAGGATGATCAGCAGAATCAGGGAAAAGACCAGGCCGGCGAGAAGCGCATAGAGCAGATCTTTTTTCGTCCGCCGAGTCCACAGAAGCCGATTCTGCTTCTCCATCGCTGCGACCTGGGCCGCCAGCTGCTGCACATCTTGACCAACGCGGCCTGAAGATACAGGGGCGGTCCGGTTGCCGTCTTCGACCGGTTTGATAAAGACTAACAAGAGAGGCGACTCCGCCGCAGCGGCGCCGGCGGAGGGCACCAACACGGTGGAAACCAGCAGACGCAGCGTAGTGGTCTGCGGACTTGAATACTGGATTTCTTTCAGCTGATAGGTGATCTCTTTTTTCAGCCCGTCGTTGATCAGCTGGCTCAGTTCCTGATTTTCGGTTTCATGGAAAAACAACCAGGAATAGCTCTGCCCTTTTAACGCCTCCGGAGCCAGGCCTAATAGCTCGCTGCACATCGGGTTCGCCGACAGAACGATGCCGTCGCGCGACAATGT is a window from the bacterium genome containing:
- a CDS encoding HlyD family efflux transporter periplasmic adaptor subunit → MKSDLLESVFNHCDDGLLTLSRDGIVLSANPMCSELLGLAPEALKGQSYSWLFFHETENQELSQLINDGLKKEITYQLKEIQYSSPQTTTLRLLVSTVLVPSAGAAAAESPLLLVFIKPVEDGNRTAPVSSGRVGQDVQQLAAQVAAMEKQNRLLWTRRTKKDLLYALLAGLVFSLILLIILTTQSRLTIFPKNTVSEEQKIIRKTVEARLDTLPRLIHVAGLLEPYSKVTLTAQTSGPIVKMNFTQGDFVEKGHILYQLDTKELAKSVRTARVAYIELLENYNQLKDWQSSLEVMQAKRSLELAKIAESNEKKKLEETKKLYEKGIIPRVEFDQANTTYKKTGYDFENAKQQLETTLEKGSPERIEVLKLKLFNAKEELDEIEARYEASVIRAPVAGMIMAPEASDGRRETIKKEGDLFKEGDLIVTIGATEAFIINTQVGELSARDIQVGQTVQVTGLSFPNLVLQGRVDWIAATATISEDETYYPVRISIPDMPAEARSKLRFGMQAEAAIRLSSLEGVVTVPIEAVSRMNGKDVVMIGKESEEPAIRAVRPGYCDGSRIVIESGLQPGEPVLVPTLR
- a CDS encoding ABC transporter permease, which produces MRFRLVLISLILGCTCLFVLLYSNNVVRRETARRFHSEGADLFSIIHRHGKSGRGASQIRRLNPSLLNVLKRDPSFIVGVTTESHRVEKVRYQGNEIETSVIGVTAGYRTVFDLKMQQGRFISELDSTAGFCVVGNKLHKRWTQATADSLIGRSLQIGRQV